The Anastrepha ludens isolate Willacy chromosome 2, idAnaLude1.1, whole genome shotgun sequence DNA window CGgtgatttgcatatttttttatcgtTTAACGGGATTACTCTGCTCGCGTGTGCCATGCCGAAAGAAAGGTAGTGTAACCTTTTAGAGAAGGTGTGGCAGAATTGTGGGAAAtttgcataacatttttttcaagcgtTAATAAAATTCGATAATGTGCATAAATAACTGCTTGcggtaaattttttcaataatctaTCAGCATGCACATGTACGTACATGTATTACCGGACGACAGTAAAAGTTATCAAAGAATAATTTCATATGAACATGAAACTATTTCATATAGTAATTCTGCATACTCAGTTCTTCAACTCCttgtcaatttaattttttaaagggaTTTAGTTTCAATGGATTAAGTTTTCGAAAGATGTTCGGAACACTTATGTATACTGGTTTTATGACATTAGTATGGATATCAAACGAAAGAGGATACATCCAGCTATTAAGAAAAATCGTTCTCTACGTTTCGCCAGGACAAATGTGGTAAAATAATGTCCTTTGAAATCCACGATACACCCaatgattacattttttttctaatagcagtcgctttttggcagacaatggcaagccgccaagaatttttttggcataaaaaccAACTGCCGTTTGGATATGgcataaaattttccatttgtggaaaaatgtcaaggaggaggagctcggcccaacACCCGATAAAGGTTACAAGgacaattttatatatgtatattagttttgggaaaaagaagtccattatttttatttgttattttgcgtaaataatttaaaactgcttatgatcgatctttagctcctgggcgacgCTACGTTTACTAACAttccggtcaacttcgattatttctgtgattttctcgacatttcctttaacatcaaaaatacctgaacggaatcgacgacgTAATTACCTGTTAAAaaatcggcaccataaacacaaattcacaatttcagcggcctgacttgcattttcgcctttattaaagaaaaactgtaaagtgTACCGATTTCTGTATTTCTTTTTCCTggataacaaaaaagtttattttcatcGCACGGTGTGATATTATTGCACATTTTTTAACTTAGATACTTTTGCAAATTGTTTCTATAGTATTTGCTTTAATGGGACTTAAAACAGTTGATGTAATTACTGATGATGTGATGTCAAGTCACATGCTAAGATATGATATGTTAATCGGTTAAGCCATATGCCGGCGGTTTGCACTTAGCTATCAAgcctaaaatattatatataaatatatgtataattggcgcgtacaccctttttgggtgtttggccgagctcctccttcgatttgtggtgtgcgtcttgacgttgttccacaaatagagggacctgcagtttcaagccgactccgaaaggcaatatttttatgaggagctttttcatggcagaaatacagtcggaggtttgccattacctgccgatcTTGCCGTTCTCTAAACTTAATCCCGATGAAATATAGTTTTCTGGTGACTAAACGTCAAAACTTTGTGTTTTCTGTCCGCCTTTGGAtaatacacctctaaaaattaaatgtataaaaaagaaCTTGCACTTCAGAAATGAATTTCTTCGTTGTTTTGCCGaatattgctgaatgtactCAAATAATTTCTCATTCTTTAACTCCAATCAATCTCTACCTCTATTActaccataacttttttatatttcctgCTACAACTTCAACTTCATTACTACTACtgcttttttattactattaataGCGATGTTTTAGATGGCTTGTTAACTATTTATTGAATGTGGGAATCTCCCTTATTTGCATGACAATTTTCACAGAGGCTCACTTTATTTTAAACCGGAAAGGCTTTGGCATTATTTAAATGAACTAAAGAACACTAAATAATATTTGGTGAatatcttttattaatttaaagcaCTTTATtgcgtatttttttcaatttttgctcaACCTTCAACAGgacacaaaaagtaaaaatgtaagCTACGAATGTCGTCACAGCTATCAGCTGCTGTTTGTTTACAAATAACGGTCGCAAAGTGACGTGATCTTCAATAAATCGTGCATGATTTAAATCCTATTAAACAAAgtgtttaatattttagaaaagaaatgtTTACTCGCAGCAATGACGTCATCGcctgtcaaaatcgcgaaaaataaagtaatagtGTTTTGAAGGCGCCACCTTCTATATTTTGTATACTGTGAAATTACGCCTGGTGTTGCAAAGTAAAAAAACGAAATCCTTGTGAATGCGGCTCTCGAAAGTACtcgagaatttaaaaaaaaaatcaaaccgctgaaaaacaaagcaatatattgtatataataaatatatttatcaaaGATTTTTCATTGTTGCTTCTTTGCTTTAGTTTTTCGTACGCACATGTCACAAATAGGCGACATATTTTGGCAGATGGCACTGAAGCTGTGGGAATAactacaaggtgacgcaaaattaatcaacttgtttttgaataacttttttaataaataaaatataatataaaaaatatatataatatataaaataaaaactattttgagtgatgaaaatctttcttTAGAATTATATTGCTTGtacgtttgtatactgcagctgcctaaTTATTCACAAGTGTCTAATATGTTTGACAtgcgacaccatttgcaaaaattataaatctcccGATAAGGGATAATTTTTCGCTATAAGCGAGTTCGAATGTTATTTTGCAGCTGAATCTATTGAAAGTGGTATCGGAAAATCAgcggatttgtttttttttttcccttCGCCGTCTCTATGTAACTGTCAGAACAGAaagaaacaaggcgaattcattcattcattgttTTCTACCTTGCTGTATAAAATAATCGATTTAAGGCAATCTCCAAATGTCGCCTAATATTTTAGTAATTCCAGAAAAGCTATTGAATCCATTGATTGCAATTTCTGTAGTAGTTTTAAACGTTCCGCTATTTGTACTGAGTATAGCTGTAAAAACATTGAAATGCAACACTCTTTTGCTTTCGTGCATCTATTGTGAACGATCAGTACAAAAAGAAgaggttatttaaaaacatgtttattTCAACCAATTCATTAAATGGATATATCTTTCGAAGTTACACAAATAAACCATTTCGAGGcacaaaaaattgccaaaaagagAAAACTTACGAATGACATCGATGATAATGGAAGTGaagtcaaaaaatcaaaattacagaCTGAGCAGAGCGCCCCTGAAAGAAACGCAGTAACAGCTGGAAGTGGTTGCAGTAAAACGTTGACAAACGTGCGTGATTGCGAGGCGGGAACAAAAGTACAACCAACCAAGTCATTCGCTCATCAAAGTCCCAAGAAACGGTTGCAATTAAACACTGTTTCCCCGAGCGGTTCTCCACAAAAGCAAGCAAAAGAGAAATTTATTTACGGCAACTATAATCAGTATTATGGGTATCGAAATAAGGGCCGCGAATGTCGTGATATACGTCTGGAAATGTTCATGTCACGTTCAGAGCTTTTCCAAGACAAAAGAGTAATTGATATTGGTTGTAATAGCGGACTTATAACTATGGAAGTGGCAAAGCGACTTGCGGTTAAAAGCATTGTTGGCTTAGACATAGATCGCTCGCTTATCAGTCAGGCGAACAAAACGTTAGTACGGCAAAAGAAAGCGCTACCTTTAGAAAATGAGGCACGTCGTTTACATAAGTTTCCCTACAATGTAAGCTTTGTGCATGGCAACTATGTGCTGCGAGATGATGTTTTGCTTGAAATTGAACATGAACAATTTGACGTGATACTCTGCCTGTCGATAACAAAGTGGATACATTTGAATTTTGGAGATGCAGGCTTGAAACAAGCATTTCGGCGCATGTACTTGCAACTTCGAAGTGGCGGCAAACTTGTACTAGAAGCGCAACCTTACGATAACTATGGGCGTCGGAAGAAAATGAATGTGAGTAATGTGAAAGATAAAATGAACTTTAAAAATCTACATGGAATACTATTTTTCAGGATACCATAAATGCTCATTATAAGGCAATGACGTTCTTTCCCAAACATTTCACTGACTATCTACTTTCTGCAGAAGTGGGTTTTGAAGGCGTCGAATTGATGGGTGTACCTGAAAACTGTGAGGAGGGCTTTAAACGGCCAATAcagttatttcataaaaaataacggTCATCTCACCAGTTACTGTGATAATGTTACTATAACTATAATATTTGAGTTTAATAGGCATGAatgataaatattatatttgcttagaaaaaattataagcagTACAAATATTTCGATgatagataaaaaaaagttgatttgaaATCCAATTTCCACAGACTAACGACTAATTTGTAGTAGATAAatcttcataaaatatattgttttcagTAATGGcattatttcaatttcaagtttaTTGCGATTTACGTTTCTTGTTCGGCGTATTAGGCGGGGATTCTATCTTTTCTAGCACTTTTGGTAGGTGTTGCCCTAACAATTCTTCACCACttgttgaaaaattactttcgaTCCATATTGAGCggagcattgtcatgatggcaCCCATACGTTTGTCTGCTGGTAAGCCGCGTTCCTTGAGCATGCTGCCACTGAGTGGAAAGCGTGGTGTTTGCCATGCCTTTAGATTCTTGTAACGGTCTGTCTGGTTTGTATATTTCAGCAACTCTTCAACAAACTCACGTTTAGCATACGGTTGCAAGCAAAGTCGTTGATAATCACGCAGCGTAATAAAATCCACTCCCACCTATAGAATTTAataagcaaatattatattatatgtacatatcattTGTTTCCGTAATTACCTTTTGCCGATTCTGTGTGATGAATAGCGCCAAATCACGTTCATGTGCTGACAATTTGAGTCGCTGATGCAACTGCATAGCATCCTCAGGCGTATGCAgtaatgcacacatatataatatCGGTAATTGAGCGGAAGAATAATTTGCCAAATCAGAGTAGAGCCGTTTAAACTCATCAATGTTAGGCTCAGCTGGCAACCCGCAATAGGGCGCAAAACCACATGCAATCATTTCTTGTACCAACTCGCAAC harbors:
- the LOC128871665 gene encoding probable RNA methyltransferase CG1239, whose protein sequence is MDISFEVTQINHFEAQKIAKKRKLTNDIDDNGSEVKKSKLQTEQSAPERNAVTAGSGCSKTLTNVRDCEAGTKVQPTKSFAHQSPKKRLQLNTVSPSGSPQKQAKEKFIYGNYNQYYGYRNKGRECRDIRLEMFMSRSELFQDKRVIDIGCNSGLITMEVAKRLAVKSIVGLDIDRSLISQANKTLVRQKKALPLENEARRLHKFPYNVSFVHGNYVLRDDVLLEIEHEQFDVILCLSITKWIHLNFGDAGLKQAFRRMYLQLRSGGKLVLEAQPYDNYGRRKKMNDTINAHYKAMTFFPKHFTDYLLSAEVGFEGVELMGVPENCEEGFKRPIQLFHKK